The Tistrella mobilis genome window below encodes:
- a CDS encoding EamA family transporter — MVETWVVVTAAAAALQASRTALQQRLRGLLSVQGAGFVRYAYGAPVSLAALGIVAASPAGVPDLTLAHAGWCALAGIAQILGTNLLIMSFGARGFAVGTVYSKAETVIVALVGWAVLGEALGATAWAGILVCMAGVVALATRGNREGLKALARGAGDRAALYGLGAGAMFAVASVCIRAGALELGQGDAFPRAIATLAVMNSIQAVLMGGWLLAREPATFTAVFRTWRSSSLVGLLSVTGSAGWAWAMTLETAALVRAFGQVELVFTVIMGRLLLGETPRAADIPGSLAVILGVLLVLLA, encoded by the coding sequence ATGGTCGAAACCTGGGTGGTGGTCACGGCGGCCGCGGCCGCGCTGCAGGCGTCGCGCACGGCGCTTCAGCAGCGGCTGCGCGGGCTGCTGAGCGTTCAGGGCGCAGGCTTCGTGCGCTATGCCTATGGTGCGCCGGTCTCGCTCGCGGCCCTGGGGATCGTGGCGGCCTCGCCTGCCGGCGTGCCGGATCTGACGCTGGCCCATGCCGGCTGGTGCGCCCTGGCCGGCATCGCCCAGATCCTGGGAACCAACCTGCTGATCATGTCCTTCGGCGCCCGCGGCTTCGCGGTCGGCACGGTCTATTCCAAGGCCGAGACGGTGATCGTGGCCCTGGTCGGCTGGGCGGTGCTGGGCGAGGCGCTGGGCGCCACGGCATGGGCCGGCATCCTGGTCTGCATGGCCGGCGTGGTGGCGCTGGCCACTCGCGGCAATCGCGAGGGGCTGAAAGCACTGGCGCGCGGCGCCGGCGACCGGGCGGCGCTTTACGGGCTGGGGGCGGGCGCCATGTTCGCCGTCGCCTCGGTCTGCATCCGGGCGGGCGCGCTGGAGTTGGGGCAGGGCGATGCCTTCCCGCGGGCGATCGCGACGCTGGCGGTGATGAACTCGATCCAGGCCGTGTTGATGGGGGGCTGGCTGCTGGCGCGTGAGCCCGCCACCTTCACCGCCGTGTTCCGCACCTGGCGGAGTTCCTCGCTGGTGGGCCTGCTCAGCGTCACCGGCTCGGCCGGCTGGGCCTGGGCGATGACCCTGGAAACCGCGGCGCTGGTGCGCGCCTTCGGTCAGGTGGAACTGGTCTTCACCGTCATCATGGGCCGTCTGCTGCTGGGCGAGACGCCCAGGGCTGCCGACATCCCCGGAAGCCTGGCGGTGATCCTGGGCGTGCTGCTGGTGCTGCTGGCCTGA
- a CDS encoding MATE family efflux transporter, producing MRAFTISAPEIMTGIAPPAAGAQTPFVREAPFMREVRATFALAWPIVLTNLAQMAITTTDVLVIGRLGPEALAAATLGANLYFALFIYGMGLAMATAPMLAQAVGARLGVVRDLRRTVRQGLWLCLAVSTAWILVLGQTETILRAMGQSPDLAAAAAVYVDTLRWGILPALWFVVLRNFISALGRPRSAMVITIGAVLVNAVLDLGLVLGYFGLPALGLEGAGIASTLANIFLFGALALVTLADRRFSRFALYGRWWRADWPRLREMLKIGLPISLTMGFEVTVFNAAAFLMGLIGTNQLAAHAIALQLAAVTFMVPMGVAQAGTVRVGIAAGRGDAGRIREAGRAAILLGIGFMALSAVVMLTMPRTLIGFFLDGNDPAVAETTAIAIGFLGIAAIFQLADGAQAVGAGLLRGLKDTAIPMLYAGFGYWGVGLGVGSGLAFGLGMGGTGLWIGLASGLATVAVLMLTRWARRHRLGLVPAGAGSSRSAETSDAIPEVA from the coding sequence GTGCGCGCATTCACCATTTCGGCACCAGAGATCATGACCGGCATCGCTCCCCCCGCGGCCGGCGCACAGACCCCGTTCGTGCGCGAGGCCCCGTTCATGCGCGAGGTAAGGGCAACCTTCGCCCTCGCCTGGCCAATCGTGCTGACCAACCTTGCCCAGATGGCGATCACCACCACCGACGTGCTGGTGATCGGCCGGCTGGGCCCCGAGGCGCTGGCGGCCGCTACCCTCGGCGCCAATCTCTATTTCGCGCTGTTCATCTACGGCATGGGCCTCGCCATGGCCACCGCCCCGATGCTCGCCCAGGCGGTGGGTGCCAGGCTGGGCGTGGTGCGCGATCTCAGGCGCACCGTGCGCCAGGGTCTGTGGCTCTGCCTTGCCGTCTCGACCGCCTGGATCCTGGTGCTGGGCCAGACGGAGACGATCCTGCGGGCCATGGGCCAGTCGCCCGATCTTGCGGCTGCGGCTGCGGTCTATGTCGATACGCTGCGCTGGGGCATTCTGCCGGCGCTGTGGTTCGTGGTGCTGCGTAACTTCATCTCGGCGCTCGGCCGGCCCCGGTCGGCGATGGTGATCACCATCGGGGCGGTGCTGGTCAATGCCGTGCTCGATCTGGGCCTTGTGCTGGGGTATTTCGGCCTGCCGGCGCTGGGGCTGGAAGGGGCCGGCATCGCGAGCACGCTCGCCAACATCTTCCTGTTCGGCGCGCTGGCGCTGGTCACGCTGGCCGACCGCCGCTTCAGCCGCTTCGCGCTCTATGGCCGCTGGTGGCGGGCGGACTGGCCGCGGCTTCGCGAGATGCTGAAGATCGGCCTGCCGATCAGCCTGACCATGGGGTTCGAGGTGACGGTGTTCAACGCCGCCGCCTTCCTGATGGGGCTGATCGGCACCAACCAGCTCGCCGCCCACGCCATCGCGCTGCAACTGGCCGCCGTCACCTTCATGGTGCCGATGGGGGTGGCCCAGGCGGGCACCGTGCGGGTCGGCATCGCCGCCGGCCGGGGCGATGCCGGGCGGATCCGCGAAGCGGGCCGGGCCGCCATCCTGCTCGGCATCGGCTTCATGGCGCTTTCGGCGGTGGTGATGCTGACCATGCCCCGCACGTTGATCGGCTTCTTCCTGGACGGCAACGACCCGGCGGTGGCCGAGACCACGGCGATCGCGATCGGCTTCCTGGGGATCGCGGCCATCTTCCAGCTGGCCGACGGCGCCCAGGCGGTAGGGGCGGGCCTGCTCCGCGGGCTCAAGGACACCGCCATTCCCATGCTCTATGCCGGCTTCGGCTATTGGGGCGTGGGGCTGGGGGTGGGCTCAGGCCTCGCCTTCGGGCTGGGCATGGGCGGCACCGGGCTCTGGATCGGCCTGGCCTCAGGCCTCGCCACCGTGGCGGTGCTGATGCTCACGCGCTGGGCCCGGCGCCACCGGCTGGGGCTCGTCCCCGCCGGTGCCGGAAGCAGCCGCAGCGCGGAAACGTCCGACGCAATTCCCGAGGTCGCTTGA
- a CDS encoding rod shape-determining protein — translation MFSSLLGILSADMAIDLGTANTLVYVKGRGIVLNEPSVVAIMNVKGKKQVLAVGEEAKLMLGRTPGNIEAIRPLRDGVIADFEVAEEMIKHFIRKVHNRRTFASPQIIVCVPSGSTAVERRAIQESAESAGARRVFLIEEPMAAAIGAGLPVTEPTGSMVVDIGGGTTEVAVLSLGGIVYSRSVRVGGDKMDEAIIAYIRRNHNLLIGESSAERIKTEVGSACPPADGDGKVLQIKGRDLMHGVPREIVITERQIAESLAEPVGQIVESVKVALEHTAPELAADIVDKGIVLTGGGALLGNLDLVLRNATGLPVSIADDPLSCVALGTGRALEEMKKLKHVLYEQY, via the coding sequence ATGTTTTCGAGCCTCCTCGGCATTCTCTCGGCCGACATGGCCATCGACCTCGGCACCGCCAACACGCTCGTCTACGTGAAGGGCCGGGGTATCGTGCTCAACGAGCCGTCGGTGGTTGCGATCATGAACGTCAAGGGCAAGAAGCAGGTCCTCGCCGTGGGCGAAGAGGCCAAGCTGATGCTCGGCCGCACACCCGGCAATATCGAAGCGATCCGCCCGCTGCGTGACGGCGTGATCGCGGATTTCGAAGTTGCCGAAGAGATGATCAAGCACTTCATCCGCAAGGTGCACAACCGTCGCACCTTTGCGAGCCCGCAGATCATCGTCTGCGTGCCCTCGGGTTCGACCGCGGTGGAGCGTCGCGCCATTCAGGAATCGGCCGAAAGCGCGGGTGCGCGCCGGGTGTTCCTGATCGAAGAGCCGATGGCCGCCGCGATCGGTGCCGGCCTGCCGGTCACCGAGCCCACCGGTTCGATGGTGGTCGATATCGGCGGCGGCACCACCGAGGTGGCGGTGCTGTCGTTGGGCGGCATCGTCTATTCGCGGTCGGTGCGCGTGGGCGGCGACAAGATGGACGAGGCGATCATCGCCTATATCCGCCGCAATCATAACCTGCTGATCGGCGAATCGAGCGCCGAGCGGATCAAGACCGAGGTGGGTTCCGCCTGCCCGCCGGCCGATGGCGACGGCAAGGTGCTGCAGATCAAGGGGCGCGACCTGATGCACGGCGTGCCGCGCGAGATCGTGATCACCGAGCGCCAGATCGCCGAAAGCCTGGCCGAGCCGGTGGGGCAGATCGTCGAGTCGGTGAAGGTGGCGCTGGAACATACCGCCCCCGAACTCGCCGCCGACATCGTCGACAAGGGCATCGTGCTGACCGGTGGCGGGGCGCTGCTCGGCAATCTGGATCTGGTGCTGCGCAATGCGACCGGCCTGCCGGTCTCGATCGCCGATGACCCGCTCTCCTGCGTGGCGCTGGGCACCGGCCGGGCGCTCGAAGAGATGAAGAAGCTCAAGCACGTTCTCTACGAGCAGTACTGA
- the mreC gene encoding rod shape-determining protein MreC, producing the protein MKPLGYGRAVAQPLRQLAHRFAFGALVVGSVGLMIATRFDVVPVTDLRTAIADASMPALELFSRPVASLTGLTDRIGTLTDLAAENARLTEQNERLRHWEQVALRLAAENTALRRQLGVVPDPEQRFLSARILADTGGPFVRTLLISAGARDGMARDGIAVTSAGLVGRVIQVGETSSRLLLLSDLNSRVPVTVETPDGAAQRAILAGDNSPRPALAYLPPHVVPDVGARVVTSGEGGIFPPGLAVGRVISVEEGQIRVEPFVDWRRLDFVRILLGTELHPEGAPEVSPALPVAPAPAGSQ; encoded by the coding sequence GTGAAGCCGCTCGGATACGGCCGCGCCGTGGCTCAGCCACTCAGACAGCTCGCCCATCGCTTCGCTTTCGGAGCGCTGGTGGTGGGGTCCGTCGGCCTGATGATCGCGACGCGTTTCGACGTCGTGCCCGTCACCGATCTGCGGACCGCCATCGCCGACGCCTCGATGCCGGCGCTGGAATTGTTCTCGCGCCCGGTCGCCAGCCTGACCGGGCTGACCGACCGGATCGGCACCCTGACCGATCTTGCCGCCGAGAATGCCCGGCTGACCGAACAGAACGAGCGCCTGCGCCATTGGGAGCAGGTGGCACTCAGGCTTGCGGCCGAGAATACGGCCCTGCGCCGGCAGCTGGGCGTGGTGCCAGACCCGGAACAGCGCTTCCTGTCGGCCCGGATTCTGGCCGATACCGGCGGGCCCTTCGTGCGCACCCTGCTGATTTCCGCCGGTGCCCGCGACGGCATGGCCCGCGACGGCATCGCCGTCACCTCGGCCGGTCTGGTCGGGCGCGTGATCCAAGTGGGCGAGACCTCGTCGCGTCTGCTGCTGCTCTCGGACCTGAACAGCCGCGTGCCGGTGACGGTGGAAACCCCGGACGGGGCCGCCCAGCGGGCCATACTGGCCGGCGACAATTCGCCGCGCCCGGCGCTTGCCTATCTGCCGCCGCATGTGGTGCCCGATGTGGGCGCGCGGGTGGTGACCTCGGGCGAGGGCGGCATCTTTCCGCCCGGGCTTGCCGTCGGCCGGGTGATCTCGGTCGAGGAGGGCCAGATCCGGGTCGAACCCTTCGTGGACTGGCGGCGGCTGGATTTCGTGCGCATCCTGCTCGGCACCGAGCTGCATCCGGAAGGGGCGCCCGAGGTTTCGCCGGCCCTGCCGGTGGCACCGGCACCGGCCGGCAGCCAGTGA
- a CDS encoding 2-isopropylmalate synthase, which yields MTTETNPARQPVDTTRAAEVNAGDRVVIFDTTLRDGEQCPGASMTLDEKLRVAEMLERLGVDVIEAGFAIASNGDFESVYKIAERSREAVICSLARAKHADIERAAEALKPARRRRIHTFISTSPLHRKFKLNMDEAQVLEAIADSVSFARRFTDDVEWSCEDGTRTEPEFLYRAIEVAIANGATTINVPDTVGYTMPEEYIGLIRAIRNNVPNIDKAILSAHCHNDLGLAVANSLAAVSAGARQVECTVNGIGERAGNAALEEIVMAMRTRADLMGVGTGIDTTLITQASQLVSSVTGFPIQYNKSIVGRNAFAHESGIHQDGMLKNAQTYEIMTPESVGVNKSSLVMGKHSGRHAFKTKLKELGFELGDNALEDAFRRFKDLADRKKTVFDDDLVALVSDGAGHEGESLKLTALSVACGIGVDHVATITIEQNGVARSASAGGNGPVDAAFNAIGQAIPHEAVLQLYQVHAVTEGTDAQARVTVRLGARGRSHGGIGADPDTVVASASAYVNALAKLLEKAADAPEEAADPSIRSAAI from the coding sequence ATGACCACCGAGACCAATCCCGCCCGTCAGCCGGTCGACACCACCCGTGCCGCCGAGGTCAATGCCGGTGACCGTGTCGTGATTTTCGACACCACGCTGCGCGACGGCGAGCAGTGCCCCGGCGCTTCCATGACGCTGGACGAGAAGCTGCGCGTCGCCGAGATGCTGGAGCGCCTGGGCGTCGACGTGATCGAGGCCGGTTTTGCCATCGCCTCGAACGGCGACTTCGAATCGGTCTACAAGATCGCCGAGCGCTCGCGTGAGGCGGTGATCTGCAGCCTGGCGCGCGCGAAGCATGCCGATATCGAGCGCGCGGCCGAGGCGCTGAAGCCGGCCCGCCGCCGCCGCATCCACACCTTCATCTCCACCAGCCCGCTGCACCGCAAGTTCAAGCTGAACATGGACGAGGCGCAGGTGCTGGAGGCGATCGCCGACAGCGTCTCCTTCGCGCGCCGCTTCACCGACGACGTCGAATGGTCCTGCGAAGACGGCACCCGTACCGAGCCTGAATTCCTGTACCGGGCCATCGAGGTGGCGATCGCCAACGGTGCCACCACCATCAACGTGCCCGATACCGTGGGCTATACCATGCCCGAGGAATATATCGGCCTGATCCGCGCGATCCGGAACAATGTGCCGAACATCGACAAGGCGATCCTGTCGGCGCATTGCCATAACGATCTGGGGCTGGCGGTGGCGAACTCGCTGGCTGCGGTTTCGGCGGGGGCCCGTCAGGTGGAATGCACCGTCAACGGCATCGGCGAGCGCGCGGGCAATGCGGCGCTGGAAGAGATCGTGATGGCGATGCGCACCCGCGCCGATCTGATGGGTGTGGGCACCGGCATTGACACCACCCTGATCACCCAGGCCTCGCAGCTGGTCTCGTCGGTCACCGGCTTCCCGATCCAGTACAACAAGTCGATCGTGGGCCGGAACGCCTTCGCGCATGAAAGCGGCATCCATCAGGACGGCATGCTGAAGAATGCCCAGACCTACGAGATCATGACCCCGGAATCGGTGGGCGTGAACAAGTCGTCGCTGGTGATGGGCAAGCATTCCGGCCGCCATGCCTTCAAGACCAAGCTGAAGGAGCTGGGTTTCGAGCTGGGCGACAACGCGCTGGAAGATGCGTTCCGTCGCTTCAAGGACCTGGCCGACCGCAAGAAGACCGTGTTCGACGATGATCTGGTCGCCCTGGTCTCCGATGGCGCCGGGCATGAGGGTGAAAGCCTGAAGCTGACTGCGCTGTCCGTGGCCTGCGGCATCGGCGTCGACCATGTCGCGACCATCACCATCGAGCAGAACGGCGTTGCCCGCTCTGCCAGCGCCGGCGGCAACGGCCCGGTGGATGCGGCTTTCAACGCCATCGGTCAGGCGATCCCGCACGAGGCGGTGCTCCAGCTCTACCAGGTTCATGCCGTGACCGAAGGCACCGATGCCCAGGCGCGCGTGACCGTACGTCTCGGCGCCCGCGGCCGCAGCCATGGCGGTATCGGCGCCGATCCCGACACCGTGGTCGCCTCGGCCAGCGCCTATGTGAACGCCCTCGCCAAACTGCTGGAGAAGGCGGCGGATGCACCGGAAGAGGCGGCGGATCCGTCGATCCGCAGCGCCGCCATCTGA
- a CDS encoding RimK family alpha-L-glutamate ligase produces the protein MPSPAPHTGAGDRPRPAVLVLVRETTADVTAIDEALHARGARPIIRRPEALTIRINGRRPVILDADGSPLTPDACLGWTSLAARDAGLWLLRALEMAGIPVMNRAAVLDAGQLKPTLSLRLAAAGLPHARTLIAGADADPDALIAELGLPMVVKPCLGTKGGGVGPLGDRAALAGRLAAAGAERLPLYLQEFLPNDGSDLRIQCVDHRPVYAFRRHAAPGAFVANLHAGGRAETLTSIPPALARLAAAAARAVDAPLAGVDLIEVPGRGPVILEVNMTPGIYTAATLAGPDRPVLEPLARQAVDLLAQSLIRLAGGNIRRRQAA, from the coding sequence ATGCCCTCCCCCGCTCCGCACACCGGTGCCGGCGATCGCCCGCGCCCGGCCGTGCTGGTCCTGGTGCGCGAGACCACGGCCGACGTCACCGCAATCGACGAGGCGCTCCACGCGCGCGGCGCCCGCCCCATCATCCGCCGCCCGGAAGCCCTCACCATCCGCATCAATGGCCGCCGGCCGGTGATCCTGGATGCCGATGGCAGCCCGCTCACCCCCGACGCCTGTCTGGGCTGGACCTCCCTTGCCGCCCGCGATGCCGGGCTCTGGCTGCTCAGGGCGCTGGAAATGGCCGGGATCCCGGTCATGAACCGGGCCGCGGTGCTCGATGCCGGCCAGTTGAAGCCCACACTCTCGCTTCGCCTCGCCGCCGCGGGCCTGCCCCATGCCCGCACCCTGATCGCAGGCGCCGATGCCGATCCCGACGCGCTGATCGCCGAACTCGGCCTGCCGATGGTGGTGAAGCCCTGTCTCGGCACCAAGGGGGGCGGGGTCGGGCCGCTCGGCGATCGCGCGGCGCTGGCGGGCCGCCTTGCCGCAGCCGGGGCCGAAAGACTGCCGCTTTACCTTCAGGAATTCCTGCCCAATGACGGCAGCGATCTGCGCATTCAATGCGTCGATCACCGGCCGGTCTATGCCTTCCGCCGCCATGCGGCACCGGGCGCTTTCGTCGCCAATCTTCATGCCGGCGGGCGGGCCGAGACTCTGACCAGCATTCCCCCTGCCCTTGCCCGGCTGGCCGCGGCCGCGGCGCGCGCGGTGGATGCACCGCTTGCCGGCGTCGACCTGATCGAGGTGCCGGGCCGCGGCCCGGTGATCCTGGAAGTCAACATGACCCCGGGCATCTACACCGCCGCCACGCTGGCCGGACCGGACCGGCCGGTGCTGGAACCCCTTGCCCGCCAGGCGGTCGACCTGCTGGCCCAGAGCCTGATCCGCCTGGCGGGCGGCAATATCCGGCGGAGGCAGGCGGCATGA
- a CDS encoding DUF6065 family protein gives MSDADDITRLTAFSLGADGPAIRPAPVDRPWMDATPQGFAYRCLPLAIANAWGWELLNPAGFTAVWTGDEAPAGVVVTPDDPAAAVPAVGHFGSGILTFHVPWLFRTAPEVALMVQGPVNRPKDAIAALQGLVETGWSPFGFTMNWRFTRVNTPVRFETGEPFAAIVPVLPALLEAMRPEIRPIASEPDTERAHAAFVAGRSAFIEALGDEASSERRVGWQKDYFRGRTPEGGTAGAPHRTRLKLAPFIRRGD, from the coding sequence ATGAGCGACGCTGACGACATCACCCGGTTGACCGCCTTTTCCCTGGGCGCCGACGGGCCGGCCATCCGGCCGGCACCGGTGGACCGGCCATGGATGGACGCCACCCCCCAGGGCTTCGCCTATCGCTGCCTGCCGCTCGCCATCGCCAATGCCTGGGGGTGGGAGCTGCTGAACCCGGCCGGGTTCACCGCGGTCTGGACGGGGGACGAGGCGCCGGCAGGGGTGGTGGTGACGCCCGACGACCCCGCGGCGGCGGTGCCTGCGGTCGGGCATTTCGGATCGGGCATCCTGACCTTCCACGTCCCCTGGCTGTTTCGCACGGCACCCGAGGTGGCGCTGATGGTGCAGGGGCCGGTCAACCGGCCCAAGGATGCGATCGCGGCCCTTCAGGGGCTGGTGGAAACCGGCTGGTCGCCCTTCGGCTTCACCATGAACTGGCGCTTCACCCGCGTGAACACGCCGGTGCGGTTCGAGACGGGCGAGCCCTTCGCCGCCATCGTGCCGGTGCTGCCGGCGCTGCTTGAGGCGATGCGCCCCGAGATCCGCCCGATCGCGAGCGAACCCGACACCGAACGCGCCCACGCCGCCTTCGTCGCCGGCCGGTCGGCCTTCATCGAAGCCTTGGGTGACGAGGCCAGCAGTGAACGCCGGGTGGGGTGGCAGAAAGACTATTTCCGCGGCCGCACACCGGAAGGCGGCACGGCCGGGGCCCCCCATCGCACCCGGCTGAAACTCGCGCCCTTTATCCGGCGCGGGGATTGA
- a CDS encoding C45 family autoproteolytic acyltransferase/hydolase, whose translation MTRVQPVRCATAAELLSGIAWPIRARGTARARGRSIGQALGPAIRAFLDEDVAHLDRLRPEPLGREAARRLALDFAAPIGGLLPQVMAEIEGLAEGAGIPVVDALILQLRRELAAPGSGPVVAGSPQPEDRSGGLEGCTTLAFTGPGGNSLIAQTADLPGDMDGLGTVLDLDGDGPGGRSLAWAPLGQLGFLGVNQAGLAIGINMVVAPGWQVAPPPYLIVRHLLGLGDADAAEAAIIRLPRATSRCYTLADRTGHRMIETTIDACRRLDPDPETPQARLAHCNHYLHPDLAPLDRVPAWSSTRLRTARLDEIFAESPWAEGAAEAGDARAVLADHANAPLSICAHGRNSPRLGRTVASVILDPAARQMAVALGTACDTAFTTYRLEDTSWNG comes from the coding sequence ATGACGCGGGTTCAGCCCGTCCGTTGCGCAACCGCGGCAGAGCTGCTTTCGGGCATCGCCTGGCCGATTCGCGCGCGAGGGACGGCGCGGGCGCGCGGCCGCAGCATCGGCCAGGCCCTCGGCCCGGCGATCCGCGCCTTTCTGGACGAGGATGTCGCCCATCTGGACCGGCTGCGGCCCGAACCGCTCGGCCGCGAGGCCGCACGGCGGCTGGCGCTCGATTTCGCCGCCCCGATCGGCGGTCTTCTGCCCCAGGTGATGGCCGAGATCGAAGGCCTGGCCGAAGGCGCCGGCATCCCGGTCGTCGATGCACTGATCCTGCAGCTTCGGCGCGAACTTGCGGCCCCGGGTTCTGGGCCTGTGGTTGCGGGTTCCCCGCAGCCGGAAGACCGGTCGGGCGGGCTGGAAGGCTGCACCACCCTCGCCTTCACCGGCCCGGGCGGAAACTCGCTGATCGCCCAGACCGCCGATCTGCCCGGCGACATGGACGGGCTCGGCACCGTGCTCGACCTCGACGGCGACGGGCCGGGCGGCCGGTCGCTCGCCTGGGCGCCGCTCGGCCAGCTGGGGTTTCTGGGCGTCAACCAGGCCGGGCTCGCCATCGGCATCAACATGGTGGTCGCCCCCGGCTGGCAGGTGGCGCCACCGCCCTATCTGATCGTCCGCCATCTGCTGGGCCTCGGCGATGCCGATGCGGCCGAGGCGGCGATCATCCGGCTGCCGCGCGCCACCTCGCGCTGCTACACCCTGGCCGACCGGACAGGCCACCGGATGATCGAAACCACCATCGACGCCTGCCGGCGGCTCGATCCCGATCCGGAGACCCCCCAGGCGCGGCTGGCCCATTGCAACCACTACCTGCATCCCGATCTGGCGCCGCTCGACCGGGTGCCGGCCTGGTCGTCCACCCGGCTGCGGACGGCGCGGCTGGACGAGATCTTCGCCGAAAGCCCCTGGGCGGAGGGGGCTGCCGAAGCCGGAGATGCACGGGCCGTGCTCGCCGACCATGCCAATGCGCCGCTGTCGATCTGCGCCCATGGCCGCAACAGCCCGCGGCTGGGCCGCACGGTCGCGAGCGTGATCCTGGACCCCGCCGCCCGGCAGATGGCGGTCGCCCTCGGCACGGCCTGTGATACGGCCTTCACCACATATCGGCTGGAGGATACGTCATGGAACGGGTGA
- a CDS encoding MFS transporter — protein MERVIRLRLAVLFLEKFAEAAIFPFMALLFAERLGTGTAGLLIFAAFAGATVAGIWAGHLADTRGRRRVLVPAEAGRALAAAALALAVLPETRAGDPVLAAWIAALPFLGLAVAAGISTPTAEATVIDLATPERRRRIYGAVYWVTNVARASGTLAGAAAYGAWFGWLLAGIAGLAAVVTLALAVALVETRPVERPAPFRPAEMLAGYAEVLRDRLFLRYAAGVALSLAVAAQLAHYVAVRLGSLPGTIRLIDWSGLHLVLDGPGLFGLLRIENGLMVVALAPLVQILARGMSDTSRLTIGFALFAAGFWVLGWSTDAWLLIGFTALFTVGELLYAPPKLALMAALAPEAARSRAAAVMNLGFRLALMTGAAGVAAVGHVPPQVMAALFLAGGLLAGWLLVDVARRVNGAAVPGRVAGG, from the coding sequence ATGGAACGGGTGATCCGGCTCCGCCTGGCGGTGCTCTTCCTGGAAAAATTCGCCGAAGCCGCCATCTTCCCCTTCATGGCCCTGCTGTTCGCCGAGCGCCTGGGGACCGGCACGGCCGGGCTGCTGATCTTCGCGGCCTTCGCGGGCGCGACGGTTGCGGGCATCTGGGCCGGGCATCTGGCCGATACCCGCGGCCGACGCCGGGTGCTGGTGCCGGCCGAAGCCGGCCGGGCACTGGCCGCCGCGGCACTGGCACTTGCGGTGCTGCCCGAAACCCGCGCGGGCGATCCGGTGCTCGCCGCCTGGATCGCCGCCCTGCCCTTCCTGGGCCTTGCCGTCGCCGCCGGCATTTCCACCCCCACCGCCGAGGCGACGGTGATCGACCTCGCAACGCCCGAACGGCGGCGGCGGATCTATGGCGCGGTCTACTGGGTGACCAATGTCGCGCGCGCCAGCGGCACGCTGGCCGGGGCTGCCGCCTATGGCGCCTGGTTCGGCTGGCTTCTGGCCGGCATCGCCGGCCTTGCCGCCGTCGTGACCCTGGCGCTGGCCGTGGCCCTGGTCGAGACCCGGCCGGTGGAGCGGCCCGCCCCCTTCCGTCCGGCCGAGATGCTGGCCGGCTATGCCGAGGTGCTGCGCGACCGGCTGTTTCTGCGCTATGCCGCAGGCGTGGCGCTCTCGCTGGCGGTGGCGGCCCAGCTGGCCCATTACGTGGCGGTGCGGCTTGGCAGCCTGCCCGGGACGATCCGGCTGATCGACTGGTCGGGCCTGCATCTGGTGCTCGACGGCCCCGGCCTGTTCGGCCTGCTGCGGATCGAAAACGGGCTGATGGTCGTGGCCCTGGCACCGCTGGTCCAGATCCTGGCCCGCGGGATGTCCGACACCAGCCGGCTGACCATCGGCTTCGCCCTTTTCGCCGCCGGCTTCTGGGTTCTGGGCTGGTCGACCGACGCCTGGCTGCTGATCGGCTTCACGGCGCTGTTTACCGTGGGCGAACTGCTCTACGCCCCGCCGAAGCTGGCACTGATGGCGGCGCTTGCGCCTGAAGCCGCGCGCAGCCGGGCGGCGGCGGTGATGAATCTGGGCTTCCGCCTGGCGCTGATGACCGGGGCTGCCGGCGTTGCCGCGGTGGGCCATGTGCCGCCCCAGGTGATGGCGGCGCTGTTCCTGGCCGGCGGCCTGCTGGCCGGCTGGCTGCTGGTCGATGTCGCCCGCCGTGTGAACGGTGCCGCGGTGCCCGGCCGGGTGGCCGGCGGATGA